The proteins below are encoded in one region of bacterium:
- a CDS encoding rRNA pseudouridine synthase, whose protein sequence is MTKPRPKPPAGDSEASRWAPGRPMGLSRALMKAGYGTRRWADEMVAAGRVRVGLDVVKDPLRMIEADAEVFLDNQPLIKVTLAYYAFHKPLRVVCREQDGPGRRLVADFLPADVIGLRTAGRLDARTSGLLLVSNDGAWITRVTGPEDCEHEFLVQVEGEVSDMQLTVIDAGIVLPGLGTFRPVAVSVQARESGRTMLSITLRGGQARQMRRMLSTLRHKVLMVRRVRLGGVRLGDLAPGGLRPLTAAEVASFPVPTPGSAARNRATSAGVRRRLARGR, encoded by the coding sequence ATGACCAAGCCCCGACCCAAGCCCCCTGCCGGTGACTCCGAAGCGAGTCGCTGGGCGCCGGGCCGGCCCATGGGTCTGTCGCGCGCCTTGATGAAGGCCGGCTACGGCACGCGGCGCTGGGCCGACGAGATGGTCGCCGCCGGACGCGTGCGCGTGGGCCTCGATGTGGTCAAGGACCCCCTGCGCATGATCGAGGCCGATGCCGAGGTGTTCCTCGACAACCAGCCGCTCATCAAGGTCACGCTGGCGTACTACGCATTCCACAAGCCGCTGCGCGTGGTCTGCCGCGAACAGGACGGCCCGGGTCGTCGCCTTGTCGCCGACTTCCTGCCGGCCGACGTGATCGGGCTGCGCACCGCCGGAAGGCTGGATGCACGCACCTCGGGCCTGCTCCTGGTCTCGAACGACGGTGCATGGATCACGCGCGTGACCGGACCTGAGGACTGCGAGCACGAATTCCTGGTCCAGGTCGAGGGCGAGGTCAGCGACATGCAGCTGACCGTGATCGACGCCGGAATCGTACTGCCGGGCCTGGGCACGTTCCGACCCGTGGCCGTGAGCGTGCAGGCCCGCGAGAGCGGCCGCACGATGCTCAGCATCACGCTGCGCGGGGGCCAGGCCAGGCAGATGCGCCGCATGCTCTCGACGTTGCGGCACAAGGTGCTGATGGTGCGTCGCGTGCGCCTCGGCGGCGTGAGACTGGGCGACCTGGCGCCCGGCGGCCTGCGACCGCTGACGGCGGCCGAGGTGGCCTCGTTCCCGGTTCCGACACCGGGTTCGGCAGCACGCAACCGCGCCACCTCTGCGGGCGTGCGCCGTCGTCTGGCGCGGGGGCGCTGA
- a CDS encoding cyclase family protein, translating into MRLVDLSHAIVSGMPQWPGDDQPLRVVRHSEHGTSPCESSRVEFGCHIGTHVDAPRHFLAGAGGVDDLPLERFAGPAVVVRPVPGVGPGPLPASLLDGIDLEGIGFVLFDTGWSRYWGQPRYYEDWPWLSGELAGRLASCGFKGVGLDTPSLDGFNGRRAHDLCAAAGMVNLENLANLGELPTRGFSVLALPLKLAATEASPVRAVALFDR; encoded by the coding sequence GTGCGCCTGGTCGACCTGAGTCATGCGATCGTCAGCGGCATGCCGCAGTGGCCCGGTGACGACCAGCCGTTGCGCGTGGTGCGGCACAGCGAGCACGGCACATCGCCGTGCGAGTCGAGCCGGGTGGAGTTCGGGTGCCACATCGGCACCCATGTCGACGCGCCGCGCCACTTCCTGGCAGGCGCCGGCGGCGTGGACGACCTGCCGCTCGAGCGTTTCGCCGGACCGGCGGTCGTGGTGCGGCCGGTACCGGGCGTCGGCCCCGGGCCGTTGCCGGCGTCGCTGCTTGACGGCATCGATCTCGAAGGCATCGGGTTCGTGCTGTTCGACACGGGGTGGTCCCGGTACTGGGGGCAACCCCGTTACTATGAAGACTGGCCGTGGCTTTCGGGCGAACTGGCCGGGCGACTGGCGTCGTGCGGATTTAAGGGCGTCGGCCTGGACACGCCCAGCCTTGACGGTTTCAACGGTCGGCGCGCGCATGACCTGTGTGCAGCGGCCGGCATGGTGAACCTGGAGAACCTGGCTAACCTCGGGGAACTGCCGACGCGCGGATTCAGCGTGCTGGCCCTGCCCCTGAAGCTGGCCGCGACCGAAGCCTCGCCCGTGCGGGCGGTGGCCCTGTTCGATCGATAG
- a CDS encoding DUF503 domain-containing protein, protein MYTGTLVADLVLGESRSLKDLRAPLRALVQRLRNRDFAVARVGPADLAQRAFVAIAVTSGDPDQVDAQLDEAERLVYDSPFEVADLRRGVTVETFPSG, encoded by the coding sequence ATCTACACCGGCACACTGGTAGCGGATCTTGTCCTGGGCGAGTCGCGATCGCTGAAGGACCTGCGGGCGCCTTTGCGCGCGCTGGTCCAGCGTTTGCGCAACCGGGATTTCGCCGTGGCCCGCGTGGGTCCGGCGGACCTCGCGCAGCGGGCCTTCGTCGCCATCGCCGTCACGAGCGGCGATCCCGACCAGGTGGACGCGCAACTGGATGAAGCCGAGCGCCTCGTCTACGATTCCCCGTTCGAGGTTGCCGACCTGCGTCGGGGCGTGACCGTCGAGACGTTTCCTTCGGGATGA
- a CDS encoding transglycosylase SLT domain-containing protein, which yields MLPSRHDFPRRSRVALIAILWLAAGCRDRAPAPYAELAPPAPAVPHAKVERDLRDLRADGALRVLFRYDSSNYFLHKGGQAGFEYELIELFARERGLSVAAVVTEPGADIVSLLNEGVGDIACGSLIAEPEHEQWVAVTRPTNFARKVLVLPADDVRADAPAALGGLTVTLPAHDPFRRELQKMSDAGGWGLGFGVSPARLDAEDLVAEVARGRLDAAVVDDLVAQAALTYRDDVRVSLALGERRPTVWFVRQNSPELRAALNAFLRSHLNVDADGRERRSDLYATLHERYFEDPRSIRRFRDAELRPDLGGAISQYDDLIRARAAAFGMDWHVVAALIYQESRFEPEALSIAGAMGLMQVLPSVAGAQADSLHDPRANLTAGVRLLRTIYDGYAYCDSLDRWCFTLAEYHAGPTRITDARRIAMEQRRDPNRWEGSVSVTLPKLADSVWAGKIVSAPYAGGRTVRYVNQVLNRARLYAQVVPLDGAAPDSGSAQPTLATALTRPTDFP from the coding sequence ATGCTCCCATCACGACACGACTTCCCGCGCCGCAGTCGCGTGGCCCTGATCGCGATCCTCTGGCTGGCCGCCGGCTGCCGGGATCGCGCGCCGGCGCCGTACGCCGAGCTGGCCCCGCCCGCCCCCGCCGTTCCCCACGCCAAGGTCGAGCGCGACCTGCGCGACCTGCGGGCCGATGGCGCGCTGCGCGTCCTGTTCCGCTACGACTCCAGCAACTACTTCCTGCACAAGGGCGGGCAGGCCGGCTTCGAGTACGAACTGATAGAACTCTTCGCCCGCGAGCGCGGCCTGTCCGTGGCCGCCGTGGTGACCGAACCCGGCGCCGACATCGTCTCTCTTCTCAACGAAGGCGTCGGCGACATCGCCTGCGGCAGCCTGATCGCCGAACCCGAGCACGAGCAGTGGGTCGCCGTCACGCGCCCGACCAACTTTGCCCGCAAGGTCCTGGTACTGCCGGCCGACGACGTGCGCGCCGATGCGCCGGCGGCCCTTGGCGGCCTGACGGTGACCCTGCCGGCGCACGACCCGTTCCGCCGCGAGCTGCAGAAGATGTCGGACGCCGGCGGCTGGGGCCTGGGCTTCGGGGTCTCGCCAGCCAGGCTCGACGCCGAGGACCTGGTCGCCGAGGTGGCCCGCGGACGACTGGACGCCGCGGTGGTCGACGACCTCGTGGCGCAGGCGGCGCTTACCTATCGCGACGATGTGCGCGTCAGCCTGGCGCTCGGCGAACGCAGGCCGACGGTGTGGTTCGTGCGGCAGAACAGCCCCGAACTCCGTGCCGCCCTGAACGCGTTCCTGCGCAGCCACCTGAATGTCGATGCCGACGGACGCGAGCGTCGCAGCGACCTCTACGCCACGTTGCACGAACGCTATTTCGAGGACCCCCGCTCGATCCGCCGGTTCCGCGACGCCGAGTTGCGCCCGGACCTGGGCGGGGCCATCAGCCAGTACGACGACCTGATCCGCGCACGCGCGGCGGCCTTCGGCATGGACTGGCACGTGGTGGCCGCGCTCATCTACCAGGAGTCGCGCTTCGAGCCCGAAGCACTCAGCATCGCCGGCGCCATGGGCCTCATGCAGGTGTTGCCTTCGGTCGCCGGCGCGCAGGCGGACAGCCTGCATGACCCGCGCGCCAACCTGACGGCCGGCGTGCGCCTGCTGCGCACCATCTATGATGGCTACGCATACTGCGACTCTCTGGACCGCTGGTGCTTCACGCTGGCCGAGTATCACGCCGGCCCCACGCGCATCACCGACGCCCGGCGCATCGCCATGGAACAACGTCGCGACCCGAACCGCTGGGAAGGCTCGGTCTCGGTGACGCTGCCCAAGCTGGCCGACTCGGTCTGGGCCGGGAAGATCGTCTCGGCGCCGTATGCCGGCGGCCGCACAGTCCGCTACGTGAACCAGGTGCTCAACCGGGCCCGTCTCTACGCACAGGTGGTGCCCCTCGACGGCGCCGCCCCCGACT